In a single window of the Desulfovibrio mangrovi genome:
- a CDS encoding saccharopine dehydrogenase family protein, with protein MAKVLIIGAGGVGGVCVHKCAQVSEVFTDIVLASRTLSKCDAIAASVKRKTGRTITTAQVDADNVPELVQLINAHKPDIVVNLALPYQDLTIMDACLETGVPYLDTANYEPLDEAKFEYKWQWAYQDRFKDAGLMALLGSGFDPGVTNVYCAYAMKHLFDEMHELDIIDCNAGDHGHPFATNFNPEINIREVTARGRYWERGEWVETDPLSWSMMYNFPEGIGPKKCFLMYHEELESLVMNIKGLKRARFWMTFSDNYLNHLRVLENIGMTGIEPVEHNGQQIVPLQFLKSVLPEPASLGGRTKGRTCIGCKMKGVKNGEVKNYFIYNICDHEACYDEVESQAISYTTGVPAMIGAMMMVTGAWKGAGVFNMEQLDPDPFMEKLNIHGLPWLVVDLDKK; from the coding sequence ATGGCAAAAGTACTGATCATCGGCGCCGGTGGCGTGGGCGGCGTTTGCGTCCACAAATGTGCACAGGTATCCGAAGTCTTCACTGACATCGTGCTCGCATCCCGCACCCTGTCCAAGTGCGACGCCATCGCCGCTTCCGTGAAGCGCAAGACCGGGCGCACCATCACCACCGCCCAGGTGGACGCGGACAACGTGCCCGAACTGGTGCAGCTCATCAACGCTCACAAGCCCGACATCGTGGTCAACCTGGCCCTGCCCTATCAGGACCTGACCATCATGGACGCCTGCCTCGAAACCGGCGTGCCCTACCTCGACACCGCCAACTACGAACCGCTCGATGAAGCCAAGTTCGAATACAAGTGGCAGTGGGCCTATCAGGACCGTTTCAAGGACGCAGGCCTCATGGCCCTGCTCGGCTCCGGCTTCGACCCCGGCGTAACCAACGTGTACTGCGCCTATGCCATGAAGCACCTCTTTGACGAGATGCACGAACTGGACATCATCGACTGCAACGCAGGCGACCACGGCCACCCCTTCGCCACCAACTTCAACCCGGAAATCAACATCCGTGAAGTGACCGCGCGCGGCCGCTACTGGGAACGCGGCGAGTGGGTGGAAACCGACCCCCTCAGCTGGTCCATGATGTACAACTTCCCCGAAGGCATCGGCCCCAAGAAGTGCTTCCTCATGTACCATGAAGAGCTCGAATCCCTCGTCATGAACATCAAGGGACTCAAGCGCGCCCGCTTCTGGATGACCTTCTCCGACAACTACCTCAACCACCTGCGTGTGCTTGAAAATATCGGCATGACCGGCATCGAGCCTGTGGAGCACAACGGTCAGCAGATCGTGCCCCTGCAGTTCCTCAAGAGCGTACTGCCCGAACCCGCCTCCCTCGGCGGTCGCACCAAGGGCCGCACCTGCATCGGCTGCAAGATGAAGGGCGTGAAGAACGGTGAAGTGAAGAACTACTTCATCTACAACATCTGCGACCACGAAGCCTGCTACGACGAAGTGGAATCGCAGGCCATCTCCTACACCACCGGTGTGCCTGCCATGATCGGTGCCATGATGATGGTCACCGGCGCATGGAAGGGCGCAGGCGTGTTCAACATGGAACAGCTCGACCCCGACCCGTTCATGGAGAAGCTCAATATCCATGGCCTGCCGTGGCTGGTTGTCGATCTCGACAAGAAGTAA
- the nspC gene encoding carboxynorspermidine decarboxylase codes for MKLPNLAQLPSPCFIVDEALLERNVRILDTVQRRTGAKILLALKGFATFSTFRVLNNVLHGTCASSPHEARLGREEFGGEVHGFAAAYSEDDMREMVELCDHIVFNSFAQLERFRPMVQANPRHIEIGLRVNPQHSEGAVPIYDPCSPGSRLGIRRQHFKPDQLEGVSGLHFHTLCEQNSDALDRTLAAVEEQFGEFLHGMKWLNFGGGHHITREDYDIDRLCRCIERAQQRYDVQVYLEPGEAVALQAGYLVGTVLDIIEADMPIAILDASAACHMPDVLEMPYRPFIIGSGKRDEKAHSYRFAGKSCLAGDVIGEYSFDAPLKTGDKVVFTDMAIYSMVKTNTFNGLQLPAIARYHSERDEVEVVRQFGYQDFKVRLS; via the coding sequence ATGAAACTCCCCAACCTTGCTCAATTGCCCTCGCCCTGCTTTATTGTGGACGAGGCTCTGCTGGAACGGAACGTGCGCATTCTGGACACGGTGCAGCGTCGCACGGGTGCGAAGATTCTGCTGGCCCTGAAGGGCTTTGCAACCTTCAGCACGTTTCGTGTGTTGAACAATGTGCTGCACGGCACCTGCGCCAGTTCCCCGCACGAGGCACGCCTTGGCCGCGAGGAATTCGGCGGCGAGGTGCACGGCTTTGCCGCCGCGTATTCCGAGGATGACATGCGCGAAATGGTGGAGTTGTGCGACCACATCGTATTCAACTCCTTTGCGCAACTGGAACGCTTCCGCCCCATGGTGCAGGCGAACCCGCGGCATATTGAAATCGGCCTGCGCGTGAACCCGCAGCACAGCGAGGGCGCGGTGCCGATCTACGACCCGTGTTCCCCCGGATCGCGTCTGGGCATTCGCCGCCAGCATTTCAAGCCGGACCAGCTTGAAGGCGTTTCCGGCCTGCATTTTCACACCCTGTGTGAGCAGAATTCCGATGCGCTGGACAGAACGTTGGCAGCCGTGGAGGAACAGTTCGGCGAATTCCTGCATGGCATGAAGTGGCTGAACTTCGGCGGCGGGCATCACATAACCCGTGAAGATTATGACATCGACCGCCTCTGCCGCTGTATCGAACGCGCCCAGCAGCGCTATGACGTGCAGGTGTATCTGGAACCCGGTGAAGCCGTGGCCCTGCAGGCGGGCTATCTCGTCGGCACGGTGCTGGACATCATCGAGGCTGATATGCCCATCGCCATTCTGGACGCCTCAGCCGCCTGCCACATGCCAGACGTGCTGGAAATGCCCTACCGTCCCTTCATCATCGGTTCCGGCAAGCGCGACGAAAAGGCCCACAGCTACCGTTTTGCGGGCAAGTCCTGTCTGGCGGGCGACGTAATCGGTGAGTATTCGTTTGATGCGCCGCTGAAGACCGGCGACAAAGTGGTATTCACGGACATGGCCATTTATTCCATGGTGAAGACCAACACCTTCAACGGCCTGCAACTGCCTGCCATTGCCCGCTACCATTCCGAAAGGGACGAAGTGGAGGTGGTGCGCCAGTTCGGCTATCAGGATTTCAAGGTACGACTTTCCTAG
- the cysC gene encoding adenylyl-sulfate kinase has translation MAANGHNIIRQRGSVSRNDRERRNGHSARVFWLTGLSGSGKSTIAHAVEKALFDAGMQAVVFDGDNVRHGLCCNIGFSPEDRQENIRRISEVCKLFAESGIICLCAFIAPREADREIIRSILGEDLREIYVSCPLSVCEARDVKGYYARARAGLIKNYTGINAPYDVPVTPHLVVDTDAETRDESVAKVFDFVMRNIGRSDEPMPDMAEGQSLQTTLPASSF, from the coding sequence ATGGCAGCAAACGGACACAACATAATCAGGCAGCGCGGCAGTGTATCCCGTAACGACCGAGAACGGCGGAACGGGCACTCAGCCCGCGTGTTCTGGCTGACGGGGCTCTCCGGTTCCGGCAAGTCCACCATTGCACATGCCGTGGAAAAAGCCTTGTTTGATGCGGGCATGCAGGCCGTGGTGTTCGACGGTGACAACGTACGTCACGGGCTGTGCTGCAATATCGGTTTTTCGCCCGAAGACCGGCAGGAGAACATTCGCCGCATCAGCGAAGTGTGCAAACTTTTTGCGGAGAGCGGCATAATTTGCCTGTGCGCCTTCATTGCGCCGAGAGAAGCCGACCGCGAGATCATCCGTTCCATTCTGGGGGAGGATCTGCGTGAAATCTATGTCTCCTGCCCGTTGTCCGTATGCGAGGCTCGTGACGTGAAGGGCTACTATGCCCGCGCCCGCGCCGGACTCATCAAGAATTATACCGGTATCAACGCTCCGTATGATGTGCCGGTCACCCCTCATCTCGTTGTGGATACCGATGCGGAAACCCGGGACGAATCCGTGGCCAAGGTTTTCGACTTTGTCATGCGAAATATCGGTCGCTCCGACGAGCCTATGCCTGACATGGCGGAAGGGCAATCTCTGCAGACCACCCTTCCTGCCTCTTCGTTCTAG
- the speB gene encoding agmatinase encodes MNRFLASELEESTPEQCLFQVVPAPFEATVSYGGGTVNGPAAILEASDQLEVWDGLSDASELGIHTHPAMDCSGNAETVLERIEDAVTKAAEHGIPVMLGGEHTVTLGALRALQKKYGTFGVVQFDAHADLRDSYDGSPYSHACVMHRALDLGLPVFGIGVRALCKEEVALRKEKNLSYLDARDLAMNGMPENLLPADFPQTIYVTFDVDGLDPSVISATGTPVPGGVLWWQAIKLLEKAMAGRMVIGMDVVELAPKEGDHASDFAAAQLTYNLMGIVQRLAKR; translated from the coding sequence ATGAACCGTTTTCTTGCTTCCGAACTTGAAGAGTCCACGCCTGAACAGTGTCTGTTTCAGGTTGTACCGGCCCCCTTTGAGGCCACCGTTTCCTATGGAGGGGGTACGGTGAACGGCCCTGCCGCCATCCTGGAAGCCTCCGACCAGCTGGAGGTGTGGGACGGTCTTTCAGACGCTTCCGAGCTGGGCATTCATACGCATCCGGCCATGGATTGTTCCGGCAATGCGGAAACGGTGCTGGAGCGCATTGAAGATGCCGTGACCAAGGCGGCCGAACACGGCATTCCCGTCATGCTGGGCGGCGAGCATACCGTCACGCTGGGTGCCCTGCGCGCCCTGCAAAAAAAATACGGAACATTCGGCGTGGTGCAGTTTGACGCTCATGCCGACCTGCGCGACAGCTACGATGGCAGCCCCTACAGCCACGCCTGTGTCATGCACCGTGCGCTGGATCTCGGCCTGCCCGTGTTCGGCATCGGTGTGCGAGCCCTCTGCAAGGAAGAGGTGGCCCTGCGCAAGGAAAAGAACCTTTCCTATCTGGACGCCCGCGACCTTGCCATGAACGGCATGCCTGAAAACCTGCTGCCTGCCGACTTTCCGCAAACAATTTACGTCACCTTCGACGTGGATGGCCTTGATCCGTCGGTCATCAGCGCCACCGGCACCCCTGTGCCCGGCGGCGTGCTCTGGTGGCAGGCCATAAAATTGCTGGAAAAGGCCATGGCAGGCCGAATGGTCATCGGCATGGACGTAGTGGAACTCGCCCCCAAGGAAGGCGATCACGCCTCCGACTTTGCCGCTGCTCAACTGACCTACAATCTTATGGGAATCGTGCAGCGTCTGGCGAAACGATAG